The Eleginops maclovinus isolate JMC-PN-2008 ecotype Puerto Natales chromosome 18, JC_Emac_rtc_rv5, whole genome shotgun sequence genome segment gaaacatggaaataaatgtaCGAAACAACGTTCTTGCCTAGACTTGGATCATTTCCCTGGCGTGGTGCCAGTGGGCAATTTATTTTTGAGTTAAAGCTTTTGTTATTTGTCTTTGATTTCCACTTCTACACCATGTGTGGACTGGTTTACATTGGTACAGAAGAGAAAAAGCGGAACATTTGGAAGgcaggaaattaaaaaatatcaaaccATGAGTTGTACGTTTTTTGAAGGTggaatatattttgaatttgaatagAACAAAGCAATTAAGATCATTATTCACAGTGATAGAAGAAGTAATAGTTTCTATACTTGGTTAAAAGTAgtaatacttattttttaatgtatttttatgtaaaaagaCCAGACAGTAATAAAGCAGCCCTTAGAGTGGCTGATAAGGCACCGAGCAAACACGCTGGCTCAGGATTTGGTCCGTCGTTATAAACTGGTTAACCTCTCACTCACTTCCCACAGCTTCTTGGCCAGGGCATCATCCCGCCCCTTGGCTCCCACTTGTTGCAGTGCACAGTTAGAGAAGTAGCGTCCGCTAAAAGGCTCAATGCCCTCTTGAAGGGCACAGTGCAGGGTGGTCTGGGACCCCCCTTCAGGATCCTGGAGGAAGAGCTTGGCAAAGGGCACTaggaggagctgctgccacAGGCTAAAGCTTCGAGACAGCTCTGTGTTGATATATCctagaagaagaaaatgatgatgaacGCATGAGCTTCGCAGGATGTGCTGAATGATTACCAGCACTAGGATAGTGTTGTTATATAATGCAAAGCCACCATAGAGCAGGTCATAAATACAACTGCTATAGTCTCAAGACAGCCACAGATTTTTTGTTAAAGCCCTCTGCCTATATACTTAGTATTCTGTCCAATCATTTCACAGatataaatgtgatttcctTACTGAGTATCCTACAGCATCATGTCAGAGTGGATGTCAGCCAGCTGAAGCTCAGCAGTAGTTTAGTGATGCAGAAGGTACCTTTAcatcaaactaaatgtaatacAGAATGACGTACTACAAATAATATCTGCCTTTTAGAGTGGTTCAGTCCCAGCCCAGACCTTATCCCCATTGAGAAGCTGTGGAAAAACCTTAAGACAGCCGTTCGCACCAGAAATCCTGAGGATTTTGCTGAGCTGAAGCAGTTCTGTGAGGAAGAATGGTCCAAAATTCTTCCTAAACATTGTGCAGGTATGATCCTAGCTattgaaagtgtttgtttgagGTTATTACTGCAGAAGGCGGTTTGACCAGTTAGTAAATCCAAGGGTTCACTTTCCACAAGCGCTGCTAATATTATTGGGttcaataaagacataaaagactataaatgtgtgtgtgttattactTTCAGCTCATTGTGTTTGTCTATAATTGTGACGTTAAACCTTATGGTTTTAGGCCAGGGACTGAAAAATACAAGTGAAAATTATGATGCTTTCCTAATGAAAGTGTCTACCAGAGGATGTGTTAGCCAGCCCGACATTCCTAAAGGAAATGTACAGAAGGCACTGACCTGGGTGGAGGCAGAAGCAGGTGACGCTGGTGCCGTCCAGCCTGTTGGCCAGCTCCCTGGTGAAGAGCACGTTACAAAGCTTGCTGTCGCAGTAGGCTTGAAGGTTGCGCCAGATAGACTGACCAGACACCAAATCCTTCTTAGAAGTCATCAGGGGGAAGTCAGCTTTGCCTAAATAGTGCAAAATTGATGAAACGGTGACCACACGACTGGGACCGCACTTCTGGAGGCGCTCCAGGAGAAGGTCGGTGAGCAGGAAGTGACCCAGGTGGTTTACCCCAAACCCCAAGTCGAAACCATCCTCCGTACGTCCGTGGCCCACCACACCTGAAACAGAGtgctacttttacttatatCCCTTTTTCAACAAGGTGGTTCCAAGGAACGCTGGAAGCCGGTGCACAATTGCAAACcagttttttctgttttcgcGCAACATGAACCAGGGTGTGACATCATATATCTATTTGACAATATTTTGAGTTACAACCCATTGGCTCTCATCGTGTTAGCAACACGTACCTACTCATTCAAAGCATTTATGGTAAATAATCAATATGCTATACGTGTGTCCAGTTAATTATACGTATTGTGAagttatataaaacataatacgCAAAAATACGCATTCTTCCATTACACACGCTAAAAATATGGAACCAGTCCGTTTGTTGtcttttaatgttgttgttattaattcgtcagaaaaaaaaaattggggaaATATGCATCAGGGGACATAACTGTGATAGTCAGACAGTGAATTACTGTTTTCAATACCATCAGCCATCAGAGATccttttaacacacatttttgggggatttgagtacatttctgcagttttttctttaatgtactTGTCATTATTCAACATCTTTCATGTCATGTGATCTAGTGAGTCCAAACCAATGAAGTATTTTATTACAACACTGGTGGGGAAgaaaacaccttgtttaactggatttttgttttgttttgtttttttcattttatatgaatatttggGGAAATGTTACTGTTCTTTACTAAATAACCTAGTTGGCGCTAGAAAATGGTACGCTAATTCTGAATCATAGTGACATATGATCAGCCAGAGGATCATGCTTGCAATTCTGtaagtttaaaagaaagattaGCACAGCTCCAACATCGTCCgccattgttgttattgtaagaGAATCGACATTTCTACACTTTAGTAGGGAATTCCAATTTTAACCCTCACCTGCGTTGTTGATAAGGAGGTCCAGTCGGGGCTCCGTCTCCAGGAAGGTTTTAACAAAGCTGCGAACAGACTCAAGACTCCCCAGATCCAACTGCATGAACACCACCTGGTTGTTCCCACTCTCCTGAAGACATTATTACACATATCCATCTGAATTGCTGAAAAAGACTGTTTCCTGCAGTCTGGACTTTCTGAATGCTTTGTCATTTTACAGTGATTGTGGTCAGAGTTTATCTTACTTCCACATTATGACAAATGTGCAAGGGCTATGAGTAAGTCTAACTGTGAGTTTACAAAGGTCTGGTGattatttttctacaaaaactATGAAACACTTAGCAGCCAGTGTATTACCTAGTGTATTACCTTCCTACCTACATCTTATCCAGTCTTAAAGAAGACACAAGAGTTGATATGACAACAGCTGGAATGATCAGTGCTTTGTACAGATTTGGGTGCAGCGTCCTGTGTCTGCTTTAGCCTATAGCTGCAGAAGGACTTACTGTACGGATGTCGAAAGCCGCAGCCTCAGCTTTGTCCTTGTTGCGGCAGGCGAGTATCACCCTGGCTCCTCTCTTTGCCAGGTCCAGAGCCGTGGACTTCCCGATGCCAGTGTTGCTTCCTGTGCAGGAAGAccacaagaaagaaaacactgacAACAAGGAGCTGAACTCAATGACACCTAACTGCGTTTAATGCTACCCACAAGTACAGTTTTTAGAACAAGATCAGACccataatatttatatatttggtattgatatttaatatttttttaaacaaagtcagTTATTTAAGCTTAATTAAGAGTTAACAATTGAATGTTCTTATCGAGAACATGCCAGGCGTATTAATGCTGTACTCAACTAAAATTACaatacatgtgtttattatatctatttttatttattttttatccaatGTTTAGACTGATTAAATTGATGTTTTGGGATCATTTAATGGATAAGGTTAGATTAGTTACATTTTAAGGGTGTTTGGTCAGTGTGAGGTTTTTGTTAGCTTTAGTTGTTTCTCTATAAAACATTAACTCTCTCCAGTTATAGAAGTGTTAGTTTCTGTATAGCGTTTGGAACCCTATTCTTAAGCCTCAGATAGCCTAAGGGGTGTTCCATTACGAATATCTCCTCAATTTCTCATAAATGTTCTCTTATTTTTAAACGTGAAATGGCTGAAACGAATTATGTGAAGACTGTTTATATGCTTGGGTCGAAAGATGTTATTGGAAACTAGGAAAATAGTGATTGAAAAGTTGGTTTATATGTATTTGTAGCCACAATGTTCACCTATACCCTCAGTGGCTGTTTCAGTACAGTTAAGTGTTGCAGACACTCCTACTGTTTACATAAACTGAGAGTAACAGAACTACATGTTAGCGGTAGCTGAAGGGTGAGGCTCTTTACCTGTAACAATGGCCGTCTTCCCCCTCAACTTCACTGAGCTGCAGTACCTCGCTCCtttgaacacactgtaatacactaTAAGGTAAATGCAGATTGCTCCTACTGTGAGACAGAGCAGCACCGACATCACTGCACCGCAGGAGGGTCTGCTAGCAAAAACACGGTCTATGGCAACAACGCTCTGTGCtggactttcaaaataaagttcatatggccaaacaaaacaacattcattCGCTAAGCGCAAGATGCcgcttcattttaaaaatagtaatGAAGATAGCCAGCACttttgacaaaaataataataaattaactttatttatgatttaaagtttgattttagtttcacaaataacaaaaacattttacctTGAAGGACAACCCAGTTCTACTACAACAGTATCCGGTTTGTTTTCTTGATTTAGCGTTTTCTGAACCAGCAGATGTCGCCATGTGCATTCAAAGTAACATTTACATTCTTAAACTCAGGTTGATTATAAACCTTTTACAATACCTACTAAACTTGACATTCTCCTCCAAATAGTGTCTAATATCAGTTTTCCTACAATCTAAggaactttaaatgtaaaacactttctgtattgtgtgtgtcttttaaaatgttacatacTTACAATTCAATATGTTCTTCTCCTTGCTCTACTAGCTTTTAACCTACTTTTTGTTATGGAACACAAAGCTTAGCCGCTAGTTCTTCACCTTGACCATATCATATCCTATGTTCGAAGTTTAAACTTTTCTTAGTTTACACCTGATTTTTATGTTTCAaactttaaataacattttaatccAATTGTATTCACAGAAATGAACAAAAGTCCAATTAAAACAGGATACTGTACTGCTTTTTTTCGGCCTACTTGGACAATTATTGCCCTAACTGTGACGCTACTGCATTGAAGTGGTGTGCCATTGTAACGGGTTGGAATCAGCCTGACATAGTCTACAATAGCCTACACACCTAAAAGTTGTTCATACATTCCATGGCACATATTCAAACTCATTATAGGGTCAGGATTGAACTGACAAAAATGTGATAAAGAGCGGTACATATACATGTTACCACTTTGCTGACTATGGGTTGTCATTCTGCTTTTTCGAGTAACCAATCAGTATGTAGTTGATGTTATTCTTTTTATTAAAGTTTTCCACTGCACAAGCACATTCGATTAGATGTGGTGAAGCATAATTCATCATGTACAGCAGGGCCAAGTTATTAAgaggacaaaacaaaacaagattcCAGAATTCCAGAAGTTGTGAAAGATCCCAGATAATCGTacagaaacaacataaaaagataCCCATCTGTTTTTTGATTCAATTTAGAACTACAAGGGCCCCCCGTAACAGGCAAACCTTGCTTAGGCTGCTTCAATAGGTAAAACAACAAAGTTGCATGAATTGTGCGTTTTTCTGTAATTCTGCTGAGTCatcaacaaacaaactgaaacattgcCTCTTTGGTGGAGATGATCATATGGCCATAATCTGTATTCAACGTATTATGCAAACATATATGTAGATAAATCGACATTACAAAAACTACACTACATTGATGGAAATTGCAAAGTCATAGTGACACAGCACACCAGTCTTTTCTGTTATAAAAAGAGGAGTGTAGTGGCAGTTAAAGGAGGGGTGAGACCTTAACCAGTCATGCCGGAAGAATTTGTGTGGCCGTTTGTTATTTGGATTACATTATCATAACCTTAACCTTAATAACACATGCTTTCAACTAAGCTTTCcacaaaattaaaacacacaaatagtgTGCCCTTTTGTAGATGTCATGTTTTTGAATCATTGTTTTACGACCTCTGTAAGGTTTGGGCGCTGGAGAGGGTCCAATTTGCTCAGACCCCTGATAACCCTTAACTTGTGGAGAAACTGTTGATGTCCCTCTTTAAACCTGGCTTAGCTGTGGAGAAGCATTGAGGGAAAAAGCATCTCATGCATTTATagtaacatgtttgtttttattaggcATCATTTATTCTAATTATTTAGATATAAACTCATTATTTATCACCAACATAAATACTCCGATGGCAACTCCAAGATAGTCCATCTAGTCAGACTGGTTCTCTTTATTGTCAAGCCCATGGCAGGGAGGGGCTTAATAAACCTTTACCTTACATTGCTTGACTTATCTCACCTGCCAGATAACCTTTTCCCTGCTTGTCTCACctttacattattaatgtttaagacaAACGAGGCCAGCCCAAAATCAGGCATTCGTTGGAAGGTTTTTTAAGCAGCCTCTCTTGCGATGCAGTTGGTATAGTCACTTAAAGATAATTTCATACTGCTGTTAACTTTGCCCCAGGACAATACTTTATAATTGAggtcacatcatcatcatcatcatcatgtgcTGCCATGGAATTAAGTCACAGGTCTTCTTGTCAATGCCTGGTGTTGTTGAATCAGGATCAGTCGTATCCTGTGGTTTTACAGACTCACTTAATCCTATCAGAAGGCACTCGAGAGCAGCATTCCCTGCAAAAGACAGTAAAGTAGCACTAGGTTCAAGTATAAAAGACAAGACTCCAGTGTGTGATGTACCTCAAAACCATCCTCTGGGGAAAGGCTCAAAATGTCAGACAGATTTGTGTCATTAATGATGTTGTATTTCATAACACACTCACAGGCCTGAACTCATATAGTAAGCACATGTGAGGTCAAATGTGTCATCATTTATGAAGACAACACTTTGAACTTAAAgattaccctaaccctaaagaCAATGCTGGATGTATAAAAATCAAAGCTTTATGACTCAGCTTTTGGAGAgatttctttcttccttcttgTATTCATAAACATCCAGGCTATTCCTATATTTCTCTTATCTTCcttatgtttttggttttgacaCACATGTAAATGTCAAGCCAGatagaataaacaaaaacaaaatacagagaTTTGGGCACGCACAGGAGCAAAGTCCACACCTTTGTTGGAAATCTGATGATTTATTAAAACTCCTGAAGCAATAGTTTATAATACAAATCACTGCTGTAAGGAAAAATCAATGATCAGAAGTAATAAATAAGGTAGATTATTAAAATGTGCTTCAGGGATGTGTGGATGGGGTTCATTTACTATAGGCCTGTCTGCAATCACATTATTTGTCTTACATTGATAAATTATGATTTATATATCACACACACCTTATCTCATCAATCTTTCATGTCATAAAACCAGTATATGGTATGAGCTAGTAATGTTTTCAGGTAGGAAACCATTGCTTACAAGAATAAAACGCTTGTAAGTAAACGATCTGTTGAATGGTGCTctcaattattgtttattttgtttccataaatgaTGGGCGTACTTAatttgtggttttctttgtGATTCACACTGACAAGCGACCTGTGTGGTGGGCGTGGTTAATAAAGGGCCTTCCTGCACGCAGCTGCGCTGAGTTGCAGAGTGAGTGccatgagaagcagcagagagtctcttctttttctttgtcctccacGTTCGGTGCACCCCACAGTTGAGTTTCACAACGAGTAGCCGCTGTAACGGGCTGCTCTGCTAACACGATCTCATCCAGtcccatttttatttacatcGGGCATCAATcactttaatacatttaaagggggaaaagggatttattgcattttaacaAGCAGTTGCAAAACCCTAAATTACCTTATCTGTGAGTACACATCATATGATTACAATATGCCAAAAAAATCgcaaacatgaaaacacagtGCTGTAAAAAGTCCTGGCAACTAGTCGGACTGGTTCTCTTTATCTTCGAGCCTATGGCATGAAAGGGCTTGATCAACCTTTAGTTCATATTAGCCTACTTGACTAATCTCGCCTGCAAGCTAACCTTTTCCCTGTATGTGTCACCattcctttatttatgtttaagaGAAACATTGCCAACCCAACCTCAGGCATTAGGTTTTTATGCGAGTCCACACAGTCTCTCACTGAGCTCCCACAGCTTCTTTGCTGCAGCGTCATCCTTTGCTTTAGCGTACAGGTTTCTCACGGTGCAGTTGGAGAAGTAACGTCCGTTGAGCGGTTCAATCCCATCTTGGAGGGCACAGTGCAGGGTGGTCTGGGATCCCTGAACGGTGTTTTTCCAGAAGAACATAGTCATTGGCTTCATGAGCATTAGCATTACAGAGCTAGTGTTCCTTGCCAGCTCAGAGTTGATAGCtcctgcagaaaacaaaaaaatgatgtaGACTATTAGCCAATTATTTTAACAATTGCCGTGTTGTATTGAGTTGAGCTTGTATCTTCATGGTATATTACACTTATTATCAGTTGCTTTGCCatataaatattgtatatacctaaCTATAATAGATTACACAAAATTTCctatataataatttgacaaaaaatatatacatatataggCCTATGGAGAACTGTGgttttctgatttttttcattttcctatCGAACATCGGGTAATTTTACATCCTGGTCCTGTTAGTGTACACACAAACTACGTCACAATAACATAATTATTtaaccaaatgttttattttcaaaaaattcCAGTATCCTGCACTTCAAAAACAGGATCACCGAAATAATTTTGTCAGGATGTATCCTCcggggaccatgaatgtctggTCTACATTTTATGGCAATATCAATATTAGATTAGATGTTCCAGACTGACCCAAACTGTTGGGCAGACTGGCCTAGATTGCTATCCCTAGAACCCTACCATAAACCACCTCATTGTTCCTCCTTTTATGGATCCAGTGTACTATAATCCCCTTTTCTTTGTATGCGATGAATGCTCTGACTACTGACCTGGGTGGAGGCTGTAGCAGGTGACCTTGGTTCCCTTTAGTCTCTTGGCCAACTCGTGGGTGAAGAGGACGTTGCACAGCTTGCT includes the following:
- the LOC134879901 gene encoding dehydrogenase/reductase SDR family member 13-like, producing MSVLLCLTVGAICIYLIVYYSVFKGARYCSSVKLRGKTAIVTGSNTGIGKSTALDLAKRGARVILACRNKDKAEAAAFDIRTESGNNQVVFMQLDLGSLESVRSFVKTFLETEPRLDLLINNAGVVGHGRTEDGFDLGFGVNHLGHFLLTDLLLERLQKCGPSRVVTVSSILHYLGKADFPLMTSKKDLVSGQSIWRNLQAYCDSKLCNVLFTRELANRLDGTSVTCFCLHPGYINTELSRSFSLWQQLLLVPFAKLFLQDPEGGSQTTLHCALQEGIEPFSGRYFSNCALQQVGAKGRDDALAKKLWEVSERLTSL